A portion of the Glandiceps talaboti chromosome 13, keGlaTala1.1, whole genome shotgun sequence genome contains these proteins:
- the LOC144444961 gene encoding elongator complex protein 6-like, producing the protein MFTELNAILNHSPSKPPEGTFILLSDSQTEGTFLIHHFLSLFLKGGHKVCFISLSQSFSHYNAVGQKLGVNLHTAKETGQLVYVDGLKYSLELVNDSESESTNPLECIRDKTKNLKPLFDIISKSVCSEQGEVISPSLVLIDDVSILLSLGVSVKDVTDFLHYCVVLLCGNTKSVGCLVTLVHSDKDVEDEENDLLLKQLSYHSNLHLHVEGLSSGYCKDVHGQLTIEWTDPWQITTAKPHHKLYQYKILDKNVKFFAPGTSAAVL; encoded by the exons ATGTTTACCGAATTAAACGCCATTTTAAACCACAGTCCGAGCAAGCCACCGGAG GGTACATTTATATTGTTATCAGACAGTCAAACAGAGGGTACATTTCTAATTCAccattttttatcattatttttaaaaG GTGGTCACAAAGTGTGTTTTATATCACTATCACAATCATTCAGTCATTACAATGCAGTGGGTCAAAAACTT GGTGTTAACTTACATACAGCAAAAGAAACTGGTCAATTGGTATACGTAGATGGATTGAAGTATTCTTTAGAATTGGTTAATGATTCAGAATCCGAGTCAACCAACCCTCTAGAATGTATCAG gGACAAAACAAAGAATCTTAAGCCTCTGTttgatattatttcaaaatcagtTTGCAGTGAACAGGGAGAAGTAATATCTCCAAGTTTAGTCCTAATAGATGATGTCAGTATTTTATTAAGTCTAGGAGTCTCTGTCAAGGATGTGACAGATTTCCTACACTACTGTGTTGTCCTGCTTTGTGGTAATACCAAG TCTGTAGGTTGCCTAGTAACTCTTGTCCATTCAGACAAAGATGTAGAAGATGAAGAAAATGATCTCCTGCTTAAACAGCTTAGTTACCATAGTAATCTACATCTCCATGTAGAAGGTTTATCAAGTGGTTACTGTAAAGATGTCCATGGACAG CTTACAATTGAATGGACTGATCCATGGCAGATAACTACAGCTAAACCACATCATAAACTCTATCAGTACAAAATACTAgacaaaaatgtgaaattctTTGCTCCAGGAACATCAGCTGCGGTATTATAG